The genomic window TACGGAACAAGCCTGGGGCGCAGATGGTTTCATCCCCGCATGACGACGATTGGATTGATCGGTAGCGGGCACATCGGCGGCACGGTGGCGCGCTTGGCGGTGGACGCCGGGCTGGATGTGGTGCTGAGCAACTCGCGCGGGCCGGAGACGTTGGCGGAGCTGGTGGCCGAGCTCGGTCCGCGGGCGCGCGCGGGGACCGCGGCGGAGGCGGCCGCGGCGGGTGACATCGTGGTGGTCACCGTGCCGTTGAAGAATTACAAGCAGGTACCGGTGGAGCCGTTGGCGGGCAAAGTCGTGATCGACACCGGCAACTACGCCCCGGCTCGCGACGGCAACTTCCCGGAACTCGACGCGGGCGAGTCGACGACGAGCGAACTGCTGCAACGACATCTGCCCACATCCAAGGTCGTCAAGGCGTTCAACAACATCTTGTTCTCGCACTTGGCCGCGCTCGGCCGCCCGGCCGGCTCCGACGACCGCTCCGCCCTGCCCATCGCGGGCGACGACGCCGAAGCCAAAGCCGCTGTCGCGCAACTACTCGACACGCTCGGCTACGACACCGTCGACGCCGGTCCGCTCCGCGAGAGCTGGCGCTCGGAGGTGAACACCCCGGTCTACGGCGCCCCTTACGCCGCGGGCAGCCCCTTCTGGGAACACGACCCCGCGCCCGCCCCGGTCGAGACCATCCGGACGGCCCTCGCCGCCGCCGAACGCTGACCGGCCGGGCCTGCGCCCGCCGAATAAGAAGTTCCGTGCGGCTAGCAGCGACTGCGGCGCTGCCGAGCCGATCTGCGCCTGCCCAGGCGGCCCGACCCCACTCGGCAGCACGCGCTGCATCACCCGCGGCGGGTGCGAATCGGCGGGAGAGAAATGGTCGTTGCGGTCGGCGATTCGTCCG from Nocardia bhagyanarayanae includes these protein-coding regions:
- a CDS encoding NADPH-dependent F420 reductase → MTTIGLIGSGHIGGTVARLAVDAGLDVVLSNSRGPETLAELVAELGPRARAGTAAEAAAAGDIVVVTVPLKNYKQVPVEPLAGKVVIDTGNYAPARDGNFPELDAGESTTSELLQRHLPTSKVVKAFNNILFSHLAALGRPAGSDDRSALPIAGDDAEAKAAVAQLLDTLGYDTVDAGPLRESWRSEVNTPVYGAPYAAGSPFWEHDPAPAPVETIRTALAAAER